DNA from Intestinimonas massiliensis (ex Afouda et al. 2020):
TCAAGTCCTGTATCGTCCACCATGAAAAAGCCCAGGAACCATATGGTTCCTGGGCTTTTTACGTCTTTTAGCCGGAATTTGGGGGGCGAATGCGCTCCCACATACAAGAAACGGATGCGGGCGGCAAGGAATACGCCTTCACTGCCCGCTTCCCTTCAGAGAGAACATTCGGTAAGCGCGGGGTGTTTGGCCGGTGACGACCTAAAAACTGCGATTAAGATTTGGCAGGACGCGAGTGCGTTCTCGGCTATGTTCCGGCCGCTGGAGGCGAGCTGTTCCTCCACGCGTTTAATATGCCGGAACTGCACATACTTCCATAAAAAAGAAGGCTGTTCCGCTTTTTGAACTGCGCAGATAGCCTGGACGTGTGGGCGCCGACCGGTGCATGGAACCGGGCCTTCTCCAATGACCGGCTCTAGAGCTTATGGCCAGCCTCCTTACAAAAGGGCCCTGGAGAATGATTCTCCAGGGCCCTTTTGTGTATTGGCAGCACCAAAATGAGAGGACCGGGCAGCCACCCGGTCCTTCCTTGATGGTTCAGGGCTCATGGGATGCACATCTGACGGAGAATACCAGCTCCCGCAGAAAATCCTCTTCCTCAGTTACCTTGTCCGGCAGCCCGATCACCGAGCTGACCACAGCCCGACCGGAGTTCTCGTCATAGAAGGCCAACTGCATGGTCCGTACGGAACCGTCGGTCTTTTTTTTGACCAGACCCGGGCTGGCTCGGTATTCCGACACGATATAGGCGGCTTTCCCGTCCATGAAGTCAATGACCTCCATGGTCTCCACCTGGAACGGTGCTTTTTTCATCTGCCTTTGATACTGCATCAAAATGTTGTCGCAGTACTGGCGGGCAAAGCTCTCGTTGTCGCCGGGGACCTTCTCCCAATTGATACTCAGGGAAACCTGGGCTCCCTTTTTGGGGATGTAGTCCTCAATACGGAAAAAACCCGTGGTATAGTCAAAGGTGCGCTTTGGATTGAAAAAGATCTTCCAGTCCTTGGGGTGCTCGATTGAGACGCCATAGATGGAAAACAAGGTCTTCTCCGTCAGAGTGGTCATAGTATCCCTCCTATCAGCGCTTGCTGGCCAATTGCTCAGGACGGAAGGTGGAGGCTAAGATGGTATTGCCCACAATTGTATCCATATCGGTACCGGCGCTGATGTAATTTTCCACCCGGGTAATGTACTTGTCTGCAATCTCCTCCGGACATTTGGTGCACAGACTGACCACGATGTAGAGGACGGCGTTGATGAGCAGGCCCCAGGAGAGCGCAGACAAACCCAGAGGCAGATTTTTAATGAAGAACGTGCCAAGGGTGACGATGATGCAGCCCACGATGGTACCCGCCCAGGCCCCCTCCTTGGTCCCCTTTTTCCAGAACAGGCCGCCGATGGTGGCGGGCATGACCATGGCAAAGTAGGGGGAGGAGAGCTTGTAGGCGTAATCCACGATGGCAGCCGGCCGCAGCCAGACGATGATGAGCATACCGATCATCATAATGATTACCACGATGCGGGTCCAATGCACTACCTTTTTGTCGTCGGCAGGCAGTCCTTTTAGCAGGAAACGATGCCGAACAAACAGGTCCTTGGTCACCATGGCCGTACCGGACAGAAGCATTGACTCGCCGGTAGAGATAGCAAAGGCGAAGAGACACAGCATGGCGACGGCACTGACGATGGGGGGCGCGAAGTTTGTGGCCAGATAGGGCACTAGAGAGTCCGCCTTGTCAAAGCCGGAGCCCAGGATGCCGGGGCCGATGTAAATACCGATGAGAATCAGGCCGGTGAAGGTCATCAGGTAGCCCAGCGGCAGGCCCCACGCCATGACCTCAAAGTTCTTCTTGCTCTTTGCAATGTAGCAGCGGGAATAGATGTGGGGCCACACAATCGTGGCGACCGAGGCGGTAAGGGCCTGGTTGATGATGCCGGGGATGGTGAAGTAGCCGGTGGCACCCGGCGCCCCTAAGTTGGCCACGGACACTGGATCGTTCTTGATGGCCTCGTAAACCCCTACCATACCGCCGTCGAAGTTCCGCACCACCAGGACGACGACCAGCACCCACAGGGTACCCACACCCAAGATAAAGTTAAAGGTATCCATCCAGGCCACCGCCTTCATGCCGCCTCCGAATACATGGAAACAGATGATGGCGCAGGCAAAGAGTACCGCGAGGAAGTAGGGCACGAAGCCCTTGGTTGAGACGTTCATACCATCGCCAATGGTGATGAGCTGCAGAGCCACATAGGGCACAATCATGGCCACCATGAGAATCGCACAGAACACGCCGTACTTCTCGGAATAATAGCGGCTGCGCAGGAAATCAATCGGTGTTGTAAAGCCATACTCCTTGCCCAGGAGCCACAGGCGGTAGCCAATCACCGCGAACTCCAGGCCAACGCAGAAGGCGCCCATACCGGAGATGTAGCCGGCGCCCAGCTTATAGGACGAAGAAGGCCAGCCGTAGAAGGCCAGGCCGCTGAACACCGATACGGCAGTGGAGCAGACGAGCATAAAGGTGTTGACGCCGCGGTCGGCGTTGTAGAAGGTCTCGGTCGAGCCGCTGGTCTTTCGGTAGTTGGCCAGGCCCTGAATGACCATGAAGACGCCATAAACTCCGCAGAGCACCAGCGTAAAAACTGCGTACATATTCATATTGCGTTATACCTCCTCCATGTTTCGTTGGAACGGTGCAGGGGGTCAAATATCTTTCTGGCGGGCAAAAAACTGGATGAAGTAGGCGCCCCAGATGAGAGAGCCGATGGGGGCGGTGCCGAAAAACAGCAGATAATGCAGGCTCAGCCAGCCAAAAAGGATGGGGTTGGGCAGGATGGGAATGACCAGAAAGTTAAACGCAAAGAATATGATGTTGATGATGATAAACAGGGTGGCGTTGGGCTTTGGCTGATTCATGATACATCCTCCTTATCTCGTATTGCTGACGCGCAGGGGGATGGGGCGGGCATTATTTCAGAAGCTGGCCCGCAATGACCACGCGCTGAATCTGGTTGGTGCCCTCAAAGATCTGGAAAATCTTAGCGTCCCGAAGAAGCTTTTCCACCGGGTACTCCCTGGAGTAGCCGTAGCCGCCCAGAATCTGGATGGCATCCAGCGCAGACTTCACAGCGGTGTCGCCGGCGAAGCACTTGCAGATGGCGGCCTCACGGGAGTAGGGCAGGTGCATC
Protein-coding regions in this window:
- a CDS encoding sodium:solute symporter family protein, translating into MNMYAVFTLVLCGVYGVFMVIQGLANYRKTSGSTETFYNADRGVNTFMLVCSTAVSVFSGLAFYGWPSSSYKLGAGYISGMGAFCVGLEFAVIGYRLWLLGKEYGFTTPIDFLRSRYYSEKYGVFCAILMVAMIVPYVALQLITIGDGMNVSTKGFVPYFLAVLFACAIICFHVFGGGMKAVAWMDTFNFILGVGTLWVLVVVLVVRNFDGGMVGVYEAIKNDPVSVANLGAPGATGYFTIPGIINQALTASVATIVWPHIYSRCYIAKSKKNFEVMAWGLPLGYLMTFTGLILIGIYIGPGILGSGFDKADSLVPYLATNFAPPIVSAVAMLCLFAFAISTGESMLLSGTAMVTKDLFVRHRFLLKGLPADDKKVVHWTRIVVIIMMIGMLIIVWLRPAAIVDYAYKLSSPYFAMVMPATIGGLFWKKGTKEGAWAGTIVGCIIVTLGTFFIKNLPLGLSALSWGLLINAVLYIVVSLCTKCPEEIADKYITRVENYISAGTDMDTIVGNTILASTFRPEQLASKR